The Treponema succinifaciens DSM 2489 region ATTAATTATCTTGCGGCATCATTAAAAATAGATTTGCGGGAGGCCATGGATAAATATTATTTCAGTAAACTTGCAAAACAAATTGAATCAAGTGAAAATGGAATAGAAAATCTGGACTACAAAAATCTGGCAGAAGATTTAATCGAAAATGAATTATCTAGTTGAGTCATTCTAAAGAAACTTTAGAATAAATAGATTGTTTCAGCAACTTAGATTCTTCTACATAAGGAATCGCTCCACTTGCTATCATACAGTTATAATAGACCAAACTAACAAAAAACACAACTTGTACGGTTCAAACGTACTAAATTGATAAAAATATGATTTTGTTCGCTACACAAGGACTGAAATATAACTTATTAGAATTACAGTCACTTCACAAAAACAGTGCAGCCACAAACAGAAGCGTTCTTAACGTTGCAAAGGCGGCAAAATTTATTTAAACTGACGGAAAACACCTGTCAGCGAGGTTTATATGCCGCAAAAAATCACGGACGAACAGATTCTAAAAACCGCAATGAGACAGTCGGCAATCGACATGAACTGCTGCGCGGAAGATTTTCTTATGAGCAAAAACAAAGTCGTAATCTCAAAGGAAAATGCGGACGCACGCCGTTACCTCAAGCTTCCGTTCGCCGCAGACCTTGTGAGCTACGGAAACAACATTGTCGCATCCTGCTTGCCCGAACTCTGCGCAATCGTTGAGGAATACATCTCATCCTTCGTGTGGTACCACTGCTTTGAAACGCCGAATATGCACGTGCTTTCCCAAAAGCTGCGTCCGCTCGGATTCGACGTGTGCTTTATGGCGGAATACTGGCTGCCCGACGTGAATAAGCTTTTTTCGGAAACTGAATCCGACAAAAGCAGAAACGACTTCGTCACAAAAATCCTTGAGCCGTGCGATTTTCAGAACCTTTACGTTGACGAATGGAGCAACGCTCTCTGCGCGGACAGAAAAAATCTTGACGTGCTTGCGGTAGCCGCCTTCGATTCGGACTCTAAAAAAACCGTCGGACTTGCAGGCTGCTCCGCGGACTGCGACACGATGTGGCAGATTGGCGTTGACGTTCTTCCCGGCTTCCGGCGAAAGGGAATCGCCTCCGCCCTCACAATGGAACTTGCAAAAGAAACTCTGCGGCGCGGAAAAATTCCTTTCTACTGCTGCGCCTGGTCGAACATCGTCTCCGCCCGAAACGCAATCAGAAGCGGCTTCCGTCCCGCCTGGTGCGAACTCACCGCCAAACCGATTGAGGAAATTGAAAAGATGAATGGGGAAAGGTGAAGATTTTCCGTATCCATGCACATCAATGTTATGCTTAGAAAACAACCGTTGTACTATTAAACAGTACGATGTTTATTTTCAGAGGAAATTAAAGCTTGTGCCAAAATAAATAAAAAAATGCTATTATCTTTGCTTCGTAAAATATACTTGCCATAAAATAAAAAATTCATCACTTCTTCCTCTTTACAAAAATCGCAAGTTGATTTAGACTAACGAGCGTTAGTAATTAAGCGAGGTTTATATGTCGGAAAAAATCACAAAGGAAAGCATTATAAAATCTCTTTTGGACACAGCGTTTTATAAGTCCGCGGGCGGAACAAGTCTTTCTGACATAGCCGAATCGCTTGGAATAAAAAAGGCATCGCTTTACAATCACTTTGAAAGCCGCAGCGACATAATCGAGCGGGCAACTTCTTCCTGCGCCGAATATTTAAAAAGCATTTCATTTATTCCAGCCGAAATTGAAAACGTGGCAAAAAAATATCCTGTTGAAACAGTCCTAAAAGGAATCGTGAGCCGCTACGTAAAAATGCACGAAAAAGCTCCGCTGTTTCAAATTTACACTTTTGTGGAAAGCCAGAAATATTTCGACATAAAAACCGCGCAGATTATAAAGGAAGAAAATGAAAAGCTCGAATCCCAGACTGAAATCGTGCTTGAATGCCTTTTGAATTTGGAAAAAATAAAAATTACAAAAGAGCAAATTCCGGGAATTTCAAAATGGTTCTGCGCCGGAATAAACGACTTTTTAAATCGAAGGCTTTTGGAACGCAAGCAAGTTGTAGTACAAAATCCCAAGAGCGGCGAAGGAGAACTTTTTACACTTCAGTCTGACGACAAGGGAATTGACGAAATCAACAGGCTTGTAGAGCAGTTCAGCAGACTTTTGTGCGCATAAAATTTTTTAAAGATTCTATGAGGAAAAAATGAATCAGATAAATATGCCTTTGATTGACAGCCAGCATCTTTTTTTGCTTTTTATTTTTTATTCTTTTGTCGGATGGATTTGCGAGGAAATCTGGGTTTCTTCACTTTACAGAAAAATCGAAAAACGCGGAATGCTGCACGGTCCGATTTGCCCTATTTACGGATTCGGCGCGCTTATAATTCTTTTTGGAATTTATCCTTGGCGTGAAACTTGGTTCAGGCTTTTTGTGGCATCCGCAATTTTAGCCTCTATTCTGGAGTATTTTTCAAGCTGGCTTTTGGAAACTATTTTCCACACAAAATGGTGGGACTATTCAGCACATAAATTCAATTTAAATGGAAGAATCTGTCTTTTAAATTCATGCGCTTTCGGACTTGGCGGAGTTGCGCTTGAGCATTTTCTGCATCCAATAGCCGTAAACTTGATTTTTGCTCCCAAAATTCAGCCGTTCATTCCTTCAATTTACTATGCGTTCAGTACAATTCTCGGAATCGATGTGATTTTCACGATAAAGCGGCTTGTAAGATTCAGCGAGACAATGGAAAAACTCAAGATGTTCGGCGAGCAGCTCAAGGAAAAATACGGAAGCGAATCTTGGTTTGCAGACACAAACTTGCACACAATGATTCAGTCTGTAAAAGCTAGAATAGAATCCGGCTCAATTCAGGCAAGCGAAAAAATGAGGGAACGGCTTGAAAAATTCTCACGCAGGCAGCACAACGAAGAAAGCCTTTTCAGGAAATTTCCTACAATGTCCAGCCGCGAATATAAACTTCCGCTTGACCACATAAAGCAGACGCTCAAGGAATATATCGAAAAGAAACGCAACGAACGGCTGAGCAAAATCCGCAAATAACTAACACTTTGAAAATTACAACAGATTGCCGTGTCAAGCGCGGCAATGACAAACCGTTTACAAAGCAAAAAACACCAAAATATTGTGATTTTTCTCACATAAAGACGATTTTCAGCGTAAAATCAGCAAATTCTGGCAATTTTTGTAAGCCTTGGCTAAATTTCAATGGAAACGCCTTCTTTTTTCTTATAAAATTAAGTAAATTACAGCAAAATTATTGTGATTTTTCTCACAAATCAAATTAAAAGGGGTACAGAATGTCAAGAGTATACAATTTTAGCGCAGGTCCATCTTGCTTGCCGGAAGAAGTTTTAAAAGAATGCGCGGCGGAAATGCTTGACTACAACGGAAGCGGTCAGTCAGTAATGGAAATGAGCCACCGCTCAAGCACATATCAGGCGATAATTGACCATGCGGAATCCCAAATCCGCAAGCTCATGAAAGTTCCCGAAAACTACAAAATCCTTTTTTTGCAGGGAGGCGGTTCAACACAGTTTGCAATGGTCGCAGAAAACCTTGGAATCCACACAGGAAAAGCAGCTTACATTCAGACTGGAGTCTGGGCAAAAAAGGCGGCGGCAGAAGCAAAACATCTTGGAATAAAAGTTGACATAATCGCTTCAAGTGAAGACAAAAATTATTCTTACATTCCGCATGTTGAAAAAATTGAAGGCGACTACGACTATGCGTATATATGCTTCAATAACACAATAATGGGAACCCACTACGAGTATATTCCGGACACAGGAAAAATTCCGCTTGTTGCAGACATTTCATCCTGTGTTTTGAGCGAAGAGCTTGATGTTTCAAAGTTCGGACTTCTTTTTGCAGGCGCGCAGAAAAACCTTGCTCCGGCTGGAGTTACGCTTGTTATAATCCGTGAAGATTTGATTACAGAAACTCCGCGCGAAGGAACACCGACAATGCTTTGCTACAAAACTCACGCAGACAACGGAAGCATGTACAACACTCCGCCTTGCTACACAATTTACGTTCTCGGAAAAGTTCTTGACTGGATTGAAAAAAATGGAGGAGCTGCAGGAATTCACAAGCTTAATGTTGAAAAAGCAAACTATCTTTACGACTATCTTGACTCAAGCGATTTCTATCACGCCACAGCAGAAAAAGGAAGCCGCTCTCTCATGAATGTTCCGTTCCTCACAAAATATTCAACAGGCTCAAAAGACGAAGCCGACATTGCAAAGGAAAAAGAAATAAATGCAAAGTTTGTAAAAGAAGCAGAAGCCGCGGGGCTTGTAAATCTTAAAGGACACAGGCTTGTAGGCGGAATGAGAGCTTCAATTTACAATGCGATGCCACTGGCCGGAGTTAAAGCTCTTGTTGAGTTCATGAAAAAATTCGCAGAAGAAAACAAATAAGAACGGAGAAAAAAAATGTTTAAGATTCAGACACTAGACAGAATCAGCGCAGTTGGACTTGATAACTTTCCACGCGATGAATATGAAATTGCAAGCGAAATCGTAAAGCCGGACGCAATTCTTGTTCGCAGCCACGATATGCTTTCAATGGAAATTGACCTGAACATAAAAGCTGTTGCCCGCGCTGGAGCAGGCGTAAACAACATTCCGGTAAAAGACCTTGCGCAAAAAGGCGTTGTAGTTTTCAACACACCGGGAGCAAACGCAAACGCTGTAAAGGAACTTGTAATCCTCGGACTTCTTATGGCAAGCCGTCCTGTAATCGCCGCAAATCAGTGGGTAAATTCCCTCGCTGGAAAAGGAGCAGAAATCGCAACACTTGCTGAAAAAGGAAAGAAAAATTTCATCGGACAGGAAGTAAAAGGAAAAACTTTAGGCGTAATCGGACTTGGAGCAATTGGAGCGCAAGTCGCAAACACAGCCGTAGAACTTGGAATGAATGTAATCGGCTACGATCCGTTCCTTTCCGTAGATGCCGCCTGGAGTTTAAATCATCAGGTTAAGCACGCTGAAACATTGGATACTCTTCTTGCAAAAGCAGACTACCTTACTTTCCATGTTCCAGAAACTCCAGACACAAAAGGCTTCGTCAACGCAAATACAATCAAGAACATGAAAAACGGCGTAAAGCTCATAAACATTGCGCGCGGCGGACTTGTAAACAATGAAGATGTTCTTGCGGCAATCAGAGCCGGAAAAATTTCATGCATGGTTACAGACTTTGCGGCTGAAGAACTTATTGCCTGCGACAAAGCAATCTGCCTTCCGCATTTGGGAGCTTCAACTCCAGAAGCAGAAGACAACTGCGCTGTAATGGCTGTAAAAGAACTTCGTGATTTTCTTGAGCGCGGAATCATCAAGAACAGCGTAAACTTCCCAAAGACAACAACTGACAATCCTATTCCTTGCGGCGGAACAAGGCTTTGCATAAGTCACAAAAATGAGCCTGGACTTGTTGCGCAGTTCACGACAATTCTTGGAGAAGCAAATCTCAATATCGAAGGAATGGTAAACCAGAACCGCTGCGAAGTTGCATACAACATTATTGATGTGGCAGGAAAAGTTACAGAGCAAACTTTGGAAAATCTTGCAGCTATAAAAGACGTTACAAAAGTAAGACCAATTTACAACTAAAAATCTTTCATCAAAATGCGTCCCTGCGGAATGAATTTTATTTTACTTTCGCAGGGATTTTTTTATTTTAAATTGTCGAAAAAAATTCATTTTCACGCTAAAAAATAATTCGCAAGACTTCCTAAGATATTGACATATACAGTAGCGTGGTATAGTATAATAAAAAAATTATTACATGGAGAAAACTATGGAAATGGAAGAAAAAAAATCATGCTGCGCAAACAAAACAACAAAACGCCCAGAAGAAGAATTAAGAAAACTTGTAAACAGGCTCAGTAGAATCGAAGGTCAGGTCAATGGAGTAAAAAAAATGCTTCAAAACGATGCGTATTGCACGGACATTCTTATTCAAGTTTCTGCATGCCAAGCCGCATTTAATTCGTTCACAAAAGAGCTTCTTGCAAGCCACATAAAAGGCTGCGTTGCGGAAGGAATTAAAAACGGCGACGAAGAAATTGTTGACGAGCTTGTCCGCACACTTCAAAAACTTATGAAATAACTTTTCTCTTTAGGAAAAAAATGATAAACATAATTTTAGTTTTATTTATAATTGTAATCTTTGCGTTTGCCTTAAGAAATTCAATAAAGCATTTCAAAGGCGAAGGTTCTTGCTGTGGAGGAGATAGCGGAACTTTAGTTGAAAAAAAACACCTTGCAAATCCTGTTGTTGAAAAAAAGACAGTTTTTACAGCAGGAATGAAATGTTCAGAGTGCGCAAAAAAACTATGGAATTCACTGAATAAAATCGAAGAGCTTTCTGTAAAAAAAGTAAACTTCAAAAATGGAACTGCGGTCTTAGAGGCAAGCAGAAATATTTCAGACGAAGAAATCAAATCTGCTGTTGAAAACACAGGATATAAATTTATAAAAACTATTCCATAATAAAAAGGAAATTTCATTCTTGGCTTTTGTCTGTAAGCAATGGAGGTTCGAATGGAAAAATTTCTTATTTCAGGAATGAGCTGCGCCGCTTGTTCTGCTAGAATTGAAAAAGCAGTGGCAAAAGTAAAAGGCGTGGAATCTTGCACTGTAAGCCTTCTTACAAATTCAATGTCCGTGAAAGGAACTGCTTCCGCACAAAGCATAATTCAGACCATTGAAAAAGCAGGATATGGCGCAAAAATTTCAGGCAGTGAAAAAACAAGCAAACCAGAAGAGCAAGAACTTTTGCTAGAAAATTCAGAACTAAAAAATCTAAAAAGCCGCTTAGCAGCTTCATTAATTTTTCTTTTGATTCTCATGTATTTCAGTATGGGCCACATGATGCTGAACTTTCCGCTGCCTGCTTGGATCAACGGAAACCATGTTGCAATGGGGCTTGTTCAGCTTTTGCTTACAATTATAATTTTATTCATCAATAGAAAATTTTTTATAAGCGGAACTAAAGGACTAATCCACGGAACTCCAAACATGGACACACTCGTTGCGCTTGGAAGCGGAATTTCATTTGCGTACAGCACACTGGTTCTTTTTAACATGACTGATGCGGTTCTAAAAGGTGATGAGCTGCGCGTAATGAAATGCATGGACAATTTCTATTTTGAAGGAGCTGCAATGATTGTAACTCTCATCACTGTAGGAAAAATGCTTGAGTCCATTTCAAAAGGAAAAACTACAAACGCCTTAAAAAATCTCATAAAGCTAAAACCTGAAAATGCAACAGTCATACGTGAAGGCAAAGAAATTGTAATTCCAATAAGCGAAATAAAAAAAGACGACGTTTTTATTGTAAAGCCCGGAGAAAATATTCCTGTCGATGGAATTGTAATTGAAGGAGAATCTTCTGTAAACGAATCAGCATTAACAGGAGAAAGCATTCCAGTCGATAAATCTGCAAAAACCGAAGTATATTCAGCAACTATAAATTTAAATGGATTTTTAAAATGCAAGGCATTGCGTGTTGGAGAAGAAACTGCGCTTTCACAAATAATAAAACTTGTAAGCGACGCTTCCGCAACAAAAGCTCCGATTGCAAAAACAGCAGACAAAGTTTCCGGAATTTTTGTGCCATCCGTGCTATTAATTTCAGCAATAACATTTTTTGTCTGGATGATTTGTGGCGCGGAAATCAACTTTGCATTGTCCAGAGCAATTTCCGTCCTTGTTATAAGCTGTCCGTGCGCATTGGGACTCGCAACTCCAGTAGCCATAATGGTCGGAAACGGAGTCGGAGCAAAGAACGGAATTCTTTTTAAGACCGCAACATCTCTTGAGGAAACCGGAAAAATAAAAATTGTCGCGCTAGATAAAACAGGAACAATAACAAAAGGCGAGCCGGAAGTGACTGACATTGTTGCGGCAGATGATATTTCAGAAAAAGACTTGGTGAAAATTGCAGCGTCGCTTGAATCAAAAAGTTCACATCCGCTTGCAAAAGCTGTTGTAAAATTTTATAGCAATTCCACTTTTACCAATGAAGAACTTATTGAAACACAAAATTTTGTTTCGCTTCCGGGAAATGGAATTTCATGCACAATCAAAGGAGAAAAATTTTTTGCAGGCAATTTAGCATTTATAGAAAAAAATGCAGATATTTCATCAATAAAAGAAAAAGCAGCTTTGTTTTCTTCCGAAGGAAAAACACCGCTCGTATTCGCAAAGGAAAATAAAATTCTTGGAATGATTTGCGTTGCGGACAAAATAAAAGATGACAGCGCGAAGGCTGTTTCGCAGCTAAAGGCAATGTCTGTAACTCCGGTTATGATTACAGGCGACAATGAAAAAACGGCGCAGGCAATCGCAAAAAATGCCGGCATAGAAAAAATTATCGCAGGTGTTCTTCCAGACGGAAAAGCAAAGACAATTGCAACTTTGAAATCAAAAGGAAAAACTGCGATGGCTGGAGACGGGATAAATGACGCACCGGCACTTGCAAGCGCAGACATCGGAATCGCACTTGGAGCAGGCAGCGACATTGCAATCGATTCCGCGCAAGTTGTTCTTATGAAAAATTCATTGCTAGATGTTCCGGCGGCAATCCGGCTTAGCAAGGCAACATTGAAAAATATTCATGAAAATTTATTCTGGGCATTTTTCTATAACATTGCAGGAATTCCGCTTGCGGCAGGAGTTTACTACAAGGCATTCGGGCTGCGTTTAAATCCAATGTTTGCGGCGGCGGCAATGAGCCTTTCAAGTTTCTGCGTTGTAACAAATGCGCTCAGACTGAATTTCTTTAAGCCGTATAAATTTTCAAAATCAGAAAATAAATTTCAATCTTTAAAAAGACAAGAGGAGGTTACTATGTCAACGATTGAAAAAACTATAAAAGTTGAAGGAATGATGTGCGGACATTGCGAGGCGCACGTAAAAGAAGCTCTTGAAAAAATAAAGGGAGTTGAAGAAGCCACAGCAGACCATGAAACAGGAAAAGTTGTCTTAAAACTTTCAAAAGAAATCGATGACAAAAAAATTGCAGACGCAGTAAAAAAGGCTGGATACAAAGTGGTTTAAAACAAAAACGCCGTGGTAATAAAAATGTCGCCACGGCATTTTTATTTCATAATAAAAAATTATTCTGTGCGAAATCAAACACTCTTGAAAATCTAGCAAAAATTCAGTGAAATAAACTTATGAAACAAAACAAAAAAATTATTAAGATTATTTCATTATTTGTATTTTTATTTACACTGAATTTTATTCATGCCGAAAAAACTCCAGTCGAAAATTTATATGAATACAAAATGGAAAACGGCCTTACAGTTTTTGCCGCAGAAAATCACACAGTTCCACTGGTCTATATTGAGATTGCAATACGCGCCGGAGCTATAACACAAACTCCGCAGACCGCAGGACTTTTTCATTTGTATGAGCACATGATGTTCAAGGGAAACAAACTTTACAAAGATGCGGCATCAGTGAACAGGGCTCTTTCTAATCTTGGAGTTGCAAGCTGGAACGGAACAACAGGAATAAACCATGTAAATTATTTTTTCACAGTACCTTCAAACAAACTTGAAGAAGGACTTGCATTTTGGAATGCGGCGGTTCGCTCTCCTCTTCTTAATGAACAGGAACTTGAAAATGAAAAAAAAGTTGTGCTTTCGGAAATTGAAGGCGGAAAATCAGACCCATCAAAAATCTTTTATAGCTACTTAAACAAAAAACTTTTCCCTGATGCGCCATACAAACTTGATTCAGGCGGTTCATTTGACGCTGTAAGAAATGCAAATTCAACTCAGCTAAAAGAAATAAAAGGAAAATATTACATTCCAAAAAACGCCGCTCTTTTTATTGGCGGAGACATTCAACCTGAAGAAACTTTCAAGCTTGCAGAAAAAATATTCGGAACTTGGAGCAACAACGATTCAAAAATAGAACCTTCAGCTCAGCAAAGGAAAGAGCCTTTTGCAAGCACACAATTTTGTGTAATGCCTTTTGACAAGATCACAAGGGAACTTGCGCAGATTATGATCCAGTTTAGAGGTCCAGACGCAGATTTTGATTTGCAAGACACTTACGCCGCGGATTATCTTATGTATCTTTTGTCAGAGCCAAACGGAAAGTACATTCAGTCACTTTATAAAAATCCAGAATTTAAAATTCCAGACTTCAACAATTCATGGGCGCAGTATGCCACAGTAAGGGCAAACGGACTTTTTGAATTCGGAACAATTGTAACAGAGCCGGAAAATTTGCTTCCAGAACGAGCAGAAAAAATTCTTTTAGAAATTCAAAATTCAATTATTCCGAAAATTGCAAATGAAAAAAAATTCTTTACAGAATCATACAAGTCAAAAATCATAGAGCAATTAAAAGACAGTCAGACACAAGCAACAGAAACTCCGTCAGAACTTTTAACAAGCATCCGAAGCTGGTGGACGAATACAAATGCAGAATATTTTTTCAACTACTATGACAACCTTTCAAAAGTTACGCAGGACGATGTAAAAAGAATTATAGAAAAATATATATCGGGTAAAAAACCTCTCGTAAGCGTTCTTTTAAATCCTGAAATTTACAACAGCACAAAAAAAGATTTCGAAAGCGAAGGATTCTATGAAGTCCGTTCCGATGAAAAAAGATGGTGGCAGGAAAAACAGTTTGAATTAAAAGAACCAGTTCAAAATTCAAATTTTAAATTTACAGAAGAAAAAAATATTTACATTCCGCAAGAAAATCAATCTAGCAAAACTGAAAATAAAATTTCAAAACGGAATATTGAAATTAAAAAACTTAAAAACAAAATTCCTATTTACATAAACAACACAAGCGATAAAATTATTTCTATTGCTATTCTTTGTCCGGGCGGAGTTGAAAAACTTACACCAGAAACATCAGGAATGGAAACAACATTATTCTCTTTTATGGCGGATTCTTCCAAAAAGTTTTCGTACAAAAAGCGTACAGAAATTTCATACGACACAAATTCCAGTATAGGATATTTTTCAAAACTTTCCGGAAGCGCTCTTTACTTAAATGCAATGGACAAGCATCTTGAAAAAATACTTCCAGTTTTTCTGGACGGATTTTTAAATCCTGCATTCAAGCAAAATGAATATGAAAACACAATCAATGCTTTGCGCCAAAGAATACAAGGAATTTTCAACGACCCGGAATCTTTCTTAGCTTTCACAATTTCAAATGAACTTTACAAAGACCATCCTTATGAAGCAAAAACTTTTGCAACTCCTGATTCAATAAAAAATATTACAATAGAAAATTTAAAAAAATATCACAAAGAACTTTTGGCAAATGGAAATTTTTCAGTTGTTGTTTCTGGAAAAATCGATTCAGACTTTTTAATTAAAAAACTGAACAGCACAATTGGAAAATTAAAATTTTCAAACGAAGAAACAAAAAGAAAAATCATACAGCCAATCAGCATCAAAAAAAATGCGCCGGTCACTCTTCGGCATCCGTCAGCAGAAGGAACTGCATACATTACAAAAGTCTTCGCTTCGCCTGCAAACACTGAGCCAGATTTTATTCCATGCGTGCTTGCAGGAAACATTTACACAGATATTCTTTTTAATGTTGTAAGGGAACACTACGGAATTTGCTATTCTCCGCAGAGTTACGTCATTGGCTCAAAAGCACCTTATGGAATTGAGCATTTATTTAAAGTTTCTGATTTCATCAATTTTGAAAAGGCCATGACGGAAGCAAGAAATTATATGTCAAATGACAAAATCGTAGAAAAAACAAATGCGGACGGAAGCTATGAATTTTCAACAATTGAACAAAATTTGGAAGGCTACAAAAATTCGTATATAAATCAAACTTACCAAAGCCAGCAAACCAGCGCAGGATTAGCTTCAATAATGGGTTACAACTTGATTCAGTTCAACGACATTGACTATGACTTAAAGCAACTAGAGCAAATCAAGCGAACTACAGCTCAGGAAATTCTCCATGTTTTCAAAAAATACTGGATTGAAAATCATTCCGCTTGGTTCGCAATAACTGGCGAAGACACAACTTTAAATTTTGGCGAGCAGGAGCAATAAGGCCTTTAAACGGAAACTTTCTTATACGGATGATTTTTTGCATCTTAAGCTGGCTTATAATTTCATCCATATCTGAATGCTCATAAATATTCACTGAACAATTTTTCCCAGCTGTTTTATTCAAGGCAATCATTGCTTCTTGATTCAATTCATCTTGAGTAAAACGGTTTGGATTTTTTCTTACAAGCTCCATGACAATTTTTGCATCAGGCGCAATTTTTTTATCTGATTTTCCAGAGCAAACATCACAGCCATCGCACGCAGCCTGTTCCCCGCCTAAAGCGTCCAATAAAATTTGACGGCGACAAGTTTTGCTTTCTGCAAATTTCTGCATAACTTTTCTTCTGTCGTTTTCTTTTATTGCT contains the following coding sequences:
- a CDS encoding GNAT family N-acetyltransferase, which translates into the protein MPQKITDEQILKTAMRQSAIDMNCCAEDFLMSKNKVVISKENADARRYLKLPFAADLVSYGNNIVASCLPELCAIVEEYISSFVWYHCFETPNMHVLSQKLRPLGFDVCFMAEYWLPDVNKLFSETESDKSRNDFVTKILEPCDFQNLYVDEWSNALCADRKNLDVLAVAAFDSDSKKTVGLAGCSADCDTMWQIGVDVLPGFRRKGIASALTMELAKETLRRGKIPFYCCAWSNIVSARNAIRSGFRPAWCELTAKPIEEIEKMNGER
- the serC gene encoding 3-phosphoserine/phosphohydroxythreonine transaminase, which gives rise to MSRVYNFSAGPSCLPEEVLKECAAEMLDYNGSGQSVMEMSHRSSTYQAIIDHAESQIRKLMKVPENYKILFLQGGGSTQFAMVAENLGIHTGKAAYIQTGVWAKKAAAEAKHLGIKVDIIASSEDKNYSYIPHVEKIEGDYDYAYICFNNTIMGTHYEYIPDTGKIPLVADISSCVLSEELDVSKFGLLFAGAQKNLAPAGVTLVIIREDLITETPREGTPTMLCYKTHADNGSMYNTPPCYTIYVLGKVLDWIEKNGGAAGIHKLNVEKANYLYDYLDSSDFYHATAEKGSRSLMNVPFLTKYSTGSKDEADIAKEKEINAKFVKEAEAAGLVNLKGHRLVGGMRASIYNAMPLAGVKALVEFMKKFAEENK
- a CDS encoding heavy metal translocating P-type ATPase: MEKFLISGMSCAACSARIEKAVAKVKGVESCTVSLLTNSMSVKGTASAQSIIQTIEKAGYGAKISGSEKTSKPEEQELLLENSELKNLKSRLAASLIFLLILMYFSMGHMMLNFPLPAWINGNHVAMGLVQLLLTIIILFINRKFFISGTKGLIHGTPNMDTLVALGSGISFAYSTLVLFNMTDAVLKGDELRVMKCMDNFYFEGAAMIVTLITVGKMLESISKGKTTNALKNLIKLKPENATVIREGKEIVIPISEIKKDDVFIVKPGENIPVDGIVIEGESSVNESALTGESIPVDKSAKTEVYSATINLNGFLKCKALRVGEETALSQIIKLVSDASATKAPIAKTADKVSGIFVPSVLLISAITFFVWMICGAEINFALSRAISVLVISCPCALGLATPVAIMVGNGVGAKNGILFKTATSLEETGKIKIVALDKTGTITKGEPEVTDIVAADDISEKDLVKIAASLESKSSHPLAKAVVKFYSNSTFTNEELIETQNFVSLPGNGISCTIKGEKFFAGNLAFIEKNADISSIKEKAALFSSEGKTPLVFAKENKILGMICVADKIKDDSAKAVSQLKAMSVTPVMITGDNEKTAQAIAKNAGIEKIIAGVLPDGKAKTIATLKSKGKTAMAGDGINDAPALASADIGIALGAGSDIAIDSAQVVLMKNSLLDVPAAIRLSKATLKNIHENLFWAFFYNIAGIPLAAGVYYKAFGLRLNPMFAAAAMSLSSFCVVTNALRLNFFKPYKFSKSENKFQSLKRQEEVTMSTIEKTIKVEGMMCGHCEAHVKEALEKIKGVEEATADHETGKVVLKLSKEIDDKKIADAVKKAGYKVV
- a CDS encoding putative ABC transporter permease, translated to MNQINMPLIDSQHLFLLFIFYSFVGWICEEIWVSSLYRKIEKRGMLHGPICPIYGFGALIILFGIYPWRETWFRLFVASAILASILEYFSSWLLETIFHTKWWDYSAHKFNLNGRICLLNSCAFGLGGVALEHFLHPIAVNLIFAPKIQPFIPSIYYAFSTILGIDVIFTIKRLVRFSETMEKLKMFGEQLKEKYGSESWFADTNLHTMIQSVKARIESGSIQASEKMRERLEKFSRRQHNEESLFRKFPTMSSREYKLPLDHIKQTLKEYIEKKRNERLSKIRK
- a CDS encoding phosphoglycerate dehydrogenase produces the protein MFKIQTLDRISAVGLDNFPRDEYEIASEIVKPDAILVRSHDMLSMEIDLNIKAVARAGAGVNNIPVKDLAQKGVVVFNTPGANANAVKELVILGLLMASRPVIAANQWVNSLAGKGAEIATLAEKGKKNFIGQEVKGKTLGVIGLGAIGAQVANTAVELGMNVIGYDPFLSVDAAWSLNHQVKHAETLDTLLAKADYLTFHVPETPDTKGFVNANTIKNMKNGVKLINIARGGLVNNEDVLAAIRAGKISCMVTDFAAEELIACDKAICLPHLGASTPEAEDNCAVMAVKELRDFLERGIIKNSVNFPKTTTDNPIPCGGTRLCISHKNEPGLVAQFTTILGEANLNIEGMVNQNRCEVAYNIIDVAGKVTEQTLENLAAIKDVTKVRPIYN
- a CDS encoding heavy-metal-associated domain-containing protein, which encodes MINIILVLFIIVIFAFALRNSIKHFKGEGSCCGGDSGTLVEKKHLANPVVEKKTVFTAGMKCSECAKKLWNSLNKIEELSVKKVNFKNGTAVLEASRNISDEEIKSAVENTGYKFIKTIP
- a CDS encoding TetR/AcrR family transcriptional regulator, translated to MSEKITKESIIKSLLDTAFYKSAGGTSLSDIAESLGIKKASLYNHFESRSDIIERATSSCAEYLKSISFIPAEIENVAKKYPVETVLKGIVSRYVKMHEKAPLFQIYTFVESQKYFDIKTAQIIKEENEKLESQTEIVLECLLNLEKIKITKEQIPGISKWFCAGINDFLNRRLLERKQVVVQNPKSGEGELFTLQSDDKGIDEINRLVEQFSRLLCA
- a CDS encoding metal-sensing transcriptional repressor, yielding MEMEEKKSCCANKTTKRPEEELRKLVNRLSRIEGQVNGVKKMLQNDAYCTDILIQVSACQAAFNSFTKELLASHIKGCVAEGIKNGDEEIVDELVRTLQKLMK